A single window of Bdellovibrionota bacterium DNA harbors:
- a CDS encoding PASTA domain-containing protein — protein MVVGDTQRRWPAWVGYIGLFLAVFVLSVTWTIHFLVRSKEEVRVPNLIGKTLSEAKHLLAQEQISLEVLGLHYSDQIAGGSVLQQNVPPNEQVRAGRTVGVYVSQGPRTRNAPRVIGLSIDAATAILRSAGLQAVTSAFACSESFPFGNIVAQDPAPGSAMIQNEVYVLSSSGPCNSRFIMANLAGSTLDAALRALDRAGLAVRSFRYDEREDLPERTVSGVEPQPGAVVRLFDPIVLSVSAAPKSRPAATEEPRSRIVYLPIESPPGLTRHEAQLQLERGDAISSYTFDFLLGPGENPGFVVWMPDGAEAVWILDGQESWRKTF, from the coding sequence ATGGTCGTAGGCGACACACAAAGACGGTGGCCGGCGTGGGTCGGGTACATCGGGCTCTTTTTAGCGGTCTTTGTCCTATCCGTTACATGGACGATCCATTTCCTCGTACGAAGCAAAGAAGAAGTGCGCGTTCCAAACCTGATTGGAAAGACCTTGAGCGAAGCCAAACATCTTTTGGCTCAGGAGCAAATTTCTCTGGAAGTACTGGGTCTTCACTACAGCGATCAGATCGCCGGCGGCAGCGTCCTTCAGCAGAACGTGCCGCCGAACGAGCAGGTTCGCGCCGGCCGAACGGTGGGGGTTTACGTATCGCAGGGCCCGCGGACGCGAAATGCCCCGCGGGTCATCGGCCTTTCGATCGACGCGGCGACGGCCATACTTCGCTCGGCCGGTCTTCAGGCGGTTACATCAGCTTTCGCTTGTTCCGAATCGTTCCCCTTCGGAAACATCGTCGCTCAGGATCCCGCTCCCGGTTCGGCCATGATCCAAAACGAGGTTTATGTACTGTCGTCCAGTGGGCCGTGCAACAGTCGGTTCATCATGGCGAATTTAGCGGGGAGTACATTGGACGCCGCCTTGCGCGCCTTGGACCGGGCCGGCTTGGCGGTTCGATCGTTTCGCTACGACGAGCGAGAGGATCTGCCGGAACGCACGGTTTCCGGTGTGGAGCCTCAGCCCGGCGCCGTGGTGCGCCTGTTCGATCCGATCGTCCTTTCCGTGTCGGCCGCGCCTAAGTCCCGACCGGCCGCAACGGAGGAACCGCGTTCGCGGATTGTCTACTTGCCGATCGAATCTCCGCCCGGATTGACCCGGCATGAGGCCCAATTGCAGCTCGAACGCGGGGACGCGATTTCCAGCTATACGTTTGACTTCCTTTTGGGCCCTGGCGAGAATCCCGGTTTCGTCGTCTGGATGCCGGACGGAGCGGAAGCGGTTTGGATACTTGACGGCCAAGAATCATGGCGGAAAACATTTTGA
- the rpe gene encoding ribulose-phosphate 3-epimerase, with the protein MHVIAPSILSADFARLRDEIQAVEAAGADWIHVDVMDGRFVPNLTIGPPVIRRIRAVTKLPLDVHLMIEEPERTIQEYRDSGADWISVHAEATRHLQRTLAQIKESGAKPSVALNPATPLYVLDHVWDDVEMVLLMTVNPGFGGQKFIPEMMQKVRNLRKKSERLAPDLRIEVDGGVGLENIAALSEAGATIFVAGSAIFDSKNYAETIKRMKEALRSAKS; encoded by the coding sequence ATGCACGTTATTGCCCCATCGATTTTGTCGGCTGATTTCGCGCGCTTGCGGGATGAAATTCAGGCCGTGGAGGCGGCCGGCGCGGATTGGATTCATGTCGACGTGATGGACGGGCGGTTCGTTCCCAACCTCACGATCGGCCCGCCGGTCATTCGAAGAATTCGCGCCGTGACAAAGCTCCCTCTGGACGTTCATCTCATGATCGAGGAACCCGAACGGACCATTCAGGAGTACCGGGATTCGGGCGCCGATTGGATTTCGGTGCATGCCGAAGCGACCCGGCATCTTCAGCGGACACTCGCCCAGATCAAGGAATCGGGGGCCAAGCCGTCGGTCGCACTCAATCCGGCTACGCCGCTTTACGTGCTCGATCATGTCTGGGACGACGTCGAGATGGTTCTGCTCATGACCGTAAATCCCGGTTTCGGCGGGCAGAAATTCATCCCTGAAATGATGCAAAAAGTGCGGAACTTGAGAAAGAAGTCGGAACGGTTGGCTCCCGACCTCCGAATCGAAGTGGACGGCGGCGTGGGTCTCGAGAACATTGCGGCGCTCTCGGAGGCGGGGGCAACCATTTTTGTCGCCGGTTCGGCGATATTCGATTCCAAGAACTACGCGGAGACGATCAAGCGTATGAAAGAGGCGCTTCGGAGCGCGAAGAGTTGA
- the fmt gene encoding methionyl-tRNA formyltransferase, with translation MTGKIVFFGTPALAAASLDSLVKSGRIVSLVVTQPDRPSGRGRSVAPSAVKDLVQRIGLPLVQPAKMKDPAFLETLRSTGARTFVVAAYGRILPKQLLEIPELTLNIHASILPRWRGAAPIQRAIMAGDEKTGISVMRLVEELDAGDVMLVRETPIDPNETAGDVEGRLAKMGADTLLEALDLLDQGKAEFIPQDSSGVTLAPPIETSEAKIDWNQSVRDVHNRVRALNPKPGAFTADPKRRIKILRTRINADVRAAAPVGSPQVQSHRLFVRCNDGWIEVLELLREGKSPQKVAEFLNGYRVSPEMRWS, from the coding sequence GTGACGGGCAAGATCGTATTTTTCGGCACGCCGGCGCTGGCTGCCGCTTCCCTTGACTCTTTGGTCAAAAGCGGGCGGATCGTTTCGCTCGTTGTCACGCAACCCGATCGTCCGTCGGGCCGAGGACGCTCGGTGGCCCCGTCGGCGGTCAAAGATCTTGTCCAACGTATCGGGCTCCCTTTGGTCCAACCGGCGAAAATGAAGGATCCGGCGTTCTTGGAGACGTTGCGCTCTACAGGCGCCCGAACCTTTGTTGTGGCCGCGTACGGCCGGATTCTACCCAAACAGCTCCTCGAGATTCCCGAGCTGACCCTCAATATTCACGCGTCGATTTTGCCTCGCTGGCGGGGCGCCGCACCGATCCAGCGCGCGATCATGGCCGGAGACGAGAAAACGGGCATATCCGTTATGCGTTTGGTCGAAGAACTGGATGCCGGGGACGTGATGCTCGTGCGAGAAACTCCGATCGATCCGAACGAAACGGCCGGCGATGTCGAAGGGCGGCTCGCCAAAATGGGGGCCGATACTCTGCTCGAGGCGTTAGATCTATTGGATCAAGGGAAGGCCGAGTTTATTCCGCAGGACTCATCGGGCGTCACGCTCGCGCCGCCGATTGAAACGTCGGAGGCGAAAATCGATTGGAATCAGTCGGTGCGGGATGTTCACAATCGTGTCCGAGCGCTCAATCCCAAGCCGGGCGCATTTACGGCCGATCCGAAGCGGCGGATCAAGATTCTGCGCACGAGGATAAACGCCGACGTTCGAGCAGCCGCCCCCGTTGGCTCTCCGCAGGTACAGAGCCACCGATTATTCGTTCGTTGTAACGACGGCTGGATCGAGGTACTCGAGCTTCTGCGCGAAGGAAAATCTCCCCAAAAAGTCGCGGAATTTTTAAACGGATATCGTGTCTCCCCCGAAATGAGATGGTCGTAG
- the def gene encoding peptide deformylase yields MAIRRILTYPDPLLHRISEPVTKFDLELSNLVNDMVETMRHAPGIGLAAPQVGELLRVIVVEIPPDREEEGKVSQLYAVCNPVISKRAGNAKIEEGCLSVPGFYVEVDRAAEVTIEGQNPDGTPFRYDSDGLTAICFQHEIDHLDGKLLINYVSSTKRALYRDELKRRQKTDGTVEDRRPAL; encoded by the coding sequence ATGGCGATTCGGCGAATTCTTACGTATCCGGACCCATTGTTGCACCGGATTTCAGAACCGGTGACCAAATTTGATCTCGAGCTTTCGAACCTGGTCAACGACATGGTGGAAACCATGCGGCATGCACCGGGAATCGGTTTGGCGGCCCCGCAAGTCGGGGAGTTGCTTCGCGTAATTGTCGTGGAAATCCCTCCGGATCGGGAAGAGGAGGGCAAGGTGTCGCAGCTTTACGCTGTCTGCAACCCGGTGATTTCAAAGCGAGCCGGTAACGCGAAGATTGAAGAGGGGTGTCTGAGTGTGCCCGGCTTTTACGTCGAAGTGGATCGAGCGGCGGAAGTCACGATCGAAGGGCAAAATCCGGACGGCACGCCCTTTCGTTACGATTCCGACGGTCTGACGGCCATCTGTTTTCAGCACGAGATCGACCATCTCGATGGAAAACTTCTCATCAATTACGTCAGCAGCACGAAACGCGCCCTCTATCGCGATGAACTGAAGCGCCGTCAGAAGACCGACGGGACGGTCGAAGATCGCAGACCAGCACTGTAG